In Silene latifolia isolate original U9 population chromosome X, ASM4854445v1, whole genome shotgun sequence, the following proteins share a genomic window:
- the LOC141619445 gene encoding transcription factor bHLH122-like — protein MDSDFQQKQYQHHFQGLQKEFHNQKQQLHSLTRFRSAPTSYFASFLDAADAVTTSAGGAGGAGGGDEGYKGDFSNSRPLSPETENIFARFMSSMGDGNNSSANKLSDIPENSQMQPESMARVKQEDDFTTAPQMMYQSASKPPLANHHNLGSAEAKVVMNSTPHMKTGIGGSNGFSLARHSSSPAGFFADFNIDGYDVTKGMGNYGGNDQMNYSSGQPTSTSGIVRQNSDVQGTLMRMNSLEETKFNINQNKDSNFTTGIPMSSWEDSILSETFSSLDGGGDDGRIFSEHNSSENQIGEKRSRPRPLAHHLSLPNTSSELSSMDNQLHLQDGVLLRSRAKRGCATHPRSIAERVRRTKISERMRKLQDLVPNMDKQTNTSDMLDLAVDYIKDLQMKVKHLHCIREKCTCPR, from the exons ATGGATTCAGATTTTCAGCAGAAACAATACCAACATCATTTCCAAGGTCTACAGAAGGAGTTTCACAATCAGAAGCAGCAACTGCATAGTTTGACAAGGTTCCGTTCTGCTCCAACTTCATACTTTGCAAGTTTTCTTGATGCTGCTGATGCTGTCACTACTTCTGCTGGTGGTGCTGGTGGTgcaggtggtggtgatgaggggTATAAAGGCGATTTCTCGAATTCTAGACCTCTAAGTCCAGAAACAGAAAATATATTTGCAAGGTTCATGTCTAGCATGGGTGATGGAAATAACTCCTCAGCAAACAAGTTAAGTGACATACCCGAAAATTCTCAGATGCAACCAGAGTCAATGGCTAGGGTGAAGCAGGAGGATGATTTTACTACCGCCCCTCAGATGATGTATCAGAGTGCATCAAAACCGCCTTTAGCGAATCATCACAACTTAGGTTCGGCTGAGGCTAAAGTAGTGATGAATTCTACCCCCCATATGAAGACTGGTATTGGTGGAAGTAATGGTTTCAGTCTGGCTAGACATAGCAGCTCCCCAGCTGGGTTTTTCGCTGACTTCAATATTGATG GGTATGATGTTACGAAAGGAATGGGTAACTATGGTGGCAATGATCAGATGAATTACTCATCGGGACAACCAACTTCAACTTCAGGGATTGTCAGGCAGAACTCGGATGTTCAGGGGACACTCATGAGAATGAATAGCcttgaagaaacaaaattcaacattaaTCAGAATAAAGATAGCAATTTCACCACAGGGATACCCATGAGTTCGTGGGAAGACTCAATTCTATCTGAAACATTCTCTAGCTTAGATGGAGGAGGAGATGATGGAAGAATTTTTTCTGAGCACAATTCATCAGAGAATCAG ATCGGAGAGAAAAGAAGCCGTCCTCGACCACTGGCTCATCACCTGAGTCTACCCAACACGTCGTCTGAACTCTCGTCTATGGACAACCAACTGCATCTCCAAGATGGTGTACTACTTAGGAGTAGGGCTAAGAGAGGATGTGCTACTCACCCTCGAAGCATTGCAGAGAGG GTAAGAAGAACCAAGATCAGTGAAAGGATGAGGAAACTTCAAGATCTAGTTCCCAACATGGACAAG CAAACAAATACTTCAGACATGCTAGATTTGGCAGTTGATTATATCAAAGATCTACAGATGAAGGTCAAG CACTTACATTGTATTCGGGAAAAGTGTACCTGTCCAAGATAG
- the LOC141619449 gene encoding histone H3.2 has protein sequence MARTKQTARKSTGGKAPRKQLATKAARKSAPATGGVKKPHRFRPGTVALREIRKYQKSTELLIRKLPFQRLVREIAQDFKTDLRFQSSAVAALQEAAEAYLVGLFEDTNLCAIHAKRVTIMPKDIQLARRIRGERA, from the coding sequence ATGGCTCGAACCAAGCAAACCGCCAGGAAATCAACCGGAGGAAAAGCTCCAAGGAAACAACTCGCAACAAAGGCGGCCCGAAAATCAGCACCAGCAACCGGAGGAGTGAAGAAGCCACACAGGTTCAGACCCGGAACCGTGGCGCTTCGTGAAATCAGGAAGTATCAGAAGAGTACTGAGTTGTTGATCAGGAAACTCCCGTTCCAGAGGCTGGTAAGAGAGATTGCTCAGGATTTTAAGACTGATTTACGGTTTCAGAGCTCGGCTGTAGCTGCGCTACAGGAAGCGGCTGAAGCGTATTTGGTTGGATTATTTGAGGATACTAATTTGTGTGCTATTCATGCTAAGAGGGTTACTATTATGCCTAAGGATATTCAGCTTGCTCGGAGAATTAGGGGTGAAAGGGCCTAG
- the LOC141619450 gene encoding lysine-specific demethylase JMJ30 — MSPGRIPIPVPIPTPVMDRERTGIISQITEEGGYAFVRMDTAARGGDARAAEAAREMAWEQLHSGPWHSVLPVWRDAYSMACLHVARCHLAAGDVAETLKVLDMGLIMGGALLKSDVECAIDKVMEMRESVENGEGVRRVLFCSADFNEDEVSKVLPVKSLCSKLVAKRAGLSLEGFLCDYFLAGSPVIISDSMSHWPARSRWNSLDYLNRVAGGRTVPVEVGKNYLCTEWKQELITFSQFLERIQSGNSSADPTYLAQHPLFDQIKELRKDVLVPDYCFAGGGELRSINAWFGPAGTVTPLHHDPHHNILAQVVGKKYIRLYPASLSEELYPHSETMLCNSSQVDLDNIDDEAFPKAKDLEFVDCILDEGEMLYIPPKWWHYVRSLTTSLSVSFWWSNPEGSP; from the exons ATGTCCCCGGGCCGTATTCCTATCCCCGTCCCCATCCCTACGCCGGTCATGGACAGGGAGAGGACGGGGATAATAAGTCAAATAACCGAGGAAGGCGGATACGCTTTCGTAAGAATGGACACGGCGGCGCGTGGAGGTGACGCGCGTGCGGCGGAGGCAGCGCGTGAGATGGCGTGGGAACAGCTACATTCGGGACCGTGGCATTCGGTTTTGCCGGTTTGGCGGGATGCGTACTCAATGGCGTGCTTACACGTGGCGAGGTGCCATCTGGCGGCTGGTGACGTGGCGGAGACGCTTAAAGTGTTGGATATGGGGTTGATTATGGGTGGGGCCCTGTTAAAGAGTGACGTGGAATGTGCTATTGATAAAGTTATGGAAATGAGAGAAAGTGTTGAGAATGGTGAAGGAGTTCGTAGGGTTTTGTTTTGTTCTGCTGATTTTAATGAAGATGAG GTATCCAAGGTACTGCCTGTAAAGTCACTCTGTTCAAAGCTTGTTGCGAAGCGCGCTGGATTGTCACTGGAAGGGTTTCTTTGCGACTATTTCCTAGCAGGTTCACCTGTGATAATCAGTGATTCAATGTCTCATTGGCCAGCGAGGAGTAGGTGGAACAGCCTTGATTATTTGAACAGGGTTGCCGGTGGTCGTACTGTTCCAGTTGAG GTTGGAAAAAATTACTTGTGCACAGAATGGAAGCAAGAACTTATCACGTTTTCTCAATTCCTGGAACGAATCCAGTCTGGTAACTCTTCTGCAGATCCTACATATCTTGCGCAGCATCCGTTGTTTGACCAG ATAAAAGAGCTTCGGAAGGACGTTCTTGTTCCAGACTATTGTTTTGCTGGTGGTGGAGAACTACGGTCCATCAATGCTTGGTTCGGCCCTGCTGGTACTGTCACACCTTTGCACCATGATCCGCATCATAATATTCTTGCTCAG GTTGTTGGCAAGAAGTACATAAGGCTGTATCCAGCATCCCTGTCTGAGGAGCTTTATCCGCATTCTGAAACCATGCTATGCAATTCGAGCCAG GTTGATTTAGACAACATAGACGACGAAGCATTTCCGAAAGCCAAGGACCTGGAATTTGTAGACTGCATATTAGATGAAGGAGAAATGCTGTACATCCCACCCAAGTGGTGGCATTACGTCCGATCTCTTACAACAAGCTTATCTGTGAGTTTCTGGTGGAGCAACCCTGAAGGCTCACCCTGA